The following are encoded together in the Planctomycetia bacterium genome:
- a CDS encoding DUF1559 domain-containing protein, producing MRKAITLVEVIVVVAIILILIALALPAVQKVRRAADILKCKSNMKQMGIAFHNRQASHGQFSLPDTSTSPANRQDLLGWLVHMLPDIEQDAVFAKAIQDLEISRDTSSDPRHTGLAKVIPLYVCPTDTRLYAPRVYPNGLEVGYTSYLGVLQVQKLGPLQVIAGPQFLTAPLGMSKQSFSLIKDGVSNTAMVSERPPPDGNVYAGSWYTAFYYSGNPFRCEGPHSKMDLGPDALKFLLNQNSCPEDCIVKTYLGPGRLDNPCDRFHLWSLHGLGANFLFADGSVRFLSYSANAMMPSIFSIDGGEAVELPD from the coding sequence ATGAGAAAAGCCATTACTCTTGTTGAAGTTATCGTTGTCGTGGCGATCATACTGATTCTCATCGCGCTTGCCCTGCCAGCGGTGCAGAAAGTGCGTCGTGCAGCCGATATTCTGAAATGTAAATCCAATATGAAGCAGATGGGGATCGCTTTCCATAATCGACAAGCATCGCATGGGCAATTTTCTTTGCCGGATACTTCTACTTCACCTGCCAACCGGCAGGATTTGCTGGGCTGGTTAGTGCATATGCTCCCCGACATCGAGCAGGATGCTGTTTTTGCGAAGGCGATTCAAGACCTGGAAATATCCCGAGACACCAGTTCTGATCCAAGACACACGGGGCTGGCGAAGGTGATCCCCCTTTATGTATGTCCTACCGATACTCGTCTCTATGCACCACGCGTGTATCCTAACGGACTGGAAGTTGGCTACACCTCTTATCTCGGCGTGTTACAAGTACAGAAACTTGGTCCTTTGCAAGTAATAGCAGGTCCTCAGTTTTTAACTGCGCCGCTCGGTATGAGTAAACAGTCGTTTTCATTAATTAAAGATGGTGTCAGCAATACCGCCATGGTCAGCGAACGCCCACCTCCCGATGGAAATGTTTATGCTGGTAGCTGGTATACTGCATTTTATTATAGCGGTAATCCTTTTCGCTGCGAGGGACCACACTCCAAGATGGATTTGGGACCAGATGCACTCAAGTTTCTTCTTAACCAAAATAGCTGCCCGGAAGATTGCATCGTAAAAACGTATCTTGGCCCAGGAAGGTTGGATAACCCCTGCGATCGATTTCATCTGTGGAGTCTGCATGGGCTCGGCGCCAATTTTCTGTTCGCAGACGGATCCGTACGTTTTCTCAGCTATTCTGCCAATGCCATGATGCCTTCCATCTTTTCCATTGATGGAGGCGAAGCAGTGGAATTGCCCGATTGA
- a CDS encoding cytidylate kinase-like family protein, with protein MSTSIHNLNERSGTHSIPRHGDAGDRSLVQVFHPPAITIAISRETGARGASIGKRVSKKLGWSYYDQELLHYLAQGSRLEDEIFTQLTPEAREWVGENFAMLQQENRLIKDAKEQDMAQVILAIAAKGKAVIVGRGAGALLPAQCVMHVRILAPLEDRVTWIRQIHRLTRDQALDFIQRQDKQRAGMLDAHFRKSARDNVIYDMMLNSSRLGELGCASVIAEAARLKQNLGAFSGSAMPIQESTL; from the coding sequence ATGTCTACCTCGATACACAACTTGAATGAACGGTCAGGAACTCATTCCATTCCCCGTCACGGTGATGCCGGGGATCGCTCGCTGGTGCAGGTGTTCCATCCACCAGCAATTACCATTGCCATCAGCCGGGAAACCGGTGCACGTGGTGCCAGTATTGGCAAACGGGTCAGCAAGAAACTGGGATGGTCCTACTACGATCAGGAACTGCTACATTACCTCGCCCAAGGCAGTCGACTGGAAGATGAAATATTCACCCAATTGACTCCTGAAGCACGCGAATGGGTCGGTGAGAATTTCGCGATGCTGCAGCAGGAAAACCGGCTGATCAAGGACGCCAAAGAACAGGACATGGCTCAGGTCATCCTGGCTATTGCAGCTAAAGGTAAAGCAGTGATTGTGGGACGCGGTGCTGGTGCATTACTTCCTGCACAGTGTGTCATGCATGTACGCATCCTGGCACCTCTGGAAGACCGTGTCACCTGGATCAGGCAGATTCATCGTCTCACACGTGATCAGGCACTGGATTTTATACAACGGCAGGATAAGCAGCGGGCGGGCATGCTGGATGCTCATTTCCGCAAGTCAGCGCGAGATAACGTGATTTACGATATGATGTTGAATTCTTCCCGTTTGGGTGAGTTAGGGTGTGCCTCAGTGATTGCAGAAGCTGCCCGACTGAAGCAGAACCTCGGAGCCTTTTCAGGTTCTGCCATGCCAATTCAGGAGTCTACTCTTTAG
- a CDS encoding helix-turn-helix domain-containing protein, producing the protein MSQDFYSLEDAAKKLGLTTQELNAMAQHREIRAFADRGTWRFKVSDVDELATRRGLVSNPNFRLSDPDLQGAPSDIFAGERAEIQKDTKGKPSAGGDTGKVDLGALAGDEDSGVPSSSSFVFGNKPAKSDKLGPATPMSFDDESSVPLGREPLGGTSGDSRVRLDSPSGRLPDMGVHLVDFDMKPISDPPSSRKLVPPPIPAGSGKLPTGGSGKLPTGSGKIKPPKGDTGKLKPPSKPGINTSSEFELNPVAPGPNDSIFDFTTPSMDNIDLDLAAKQRDIVDLGGAVQTPAQGGSMRAKLPPVPDESSTFELNLEPASSEELAVMPYTPRPDGGPKDTSSEFDLSLQVPEDSSSDFDLSADSSSGNMSALDSSPDSSGSSTARIPSEEVMVTEDSDFELALDDDAAIVDETGSEVVVIDEDDATTDMAAASAASARGRRQQLAGDDEEAVVEVADEEVYAGAPARAAEWGWVSLVHLPTALIMIFTGFLLFEMVRSIAGYETKSAVTGAVFELVKKITN; encoded by the coding sequence ATGTCACAAGACTTTTACAGTTTGGAAGATGCAGCCAAGAAGCTGGGGCTGACGACGCAGGAATTGAATGCGATGGCTCAACATCGCGAAATCCGTGCTTTTGCAGACCGTGGAACCTGGCGGTTTAAAGTCTCCGACGTTGATGAATTAGCCACGCGACGTGGTTTAGTGAGCAATCCCAATTTCCGTCTTTCTGATCCGGATCTTCAGGGTGCTCCCTCCGATATATTTGCAGGAGAACGCGCTGAAATTCAAAAAGATACCAAAGGCAAGCCCAGTGCAGGAGGGGATACCGGAAAAGTAGACCTCGGTGCACTGGCGGGCGACGAAGATTCTGGCGTTCCCTCATCGTCTTCCTTTGTTTTTGGCAATAAGCCAGCCAAGAGTGATAAACTGGGGCCGGCCACTCCAATGAGCTTTGATGATGAAAGCTCGGTTCCACTGGGGCGAGAACCATTGGGTGGAACTAGCGGCGACAGCCGAGTTCGGCTCGATAGCCCGTCCGGTCGTCTGCCCGATATGGGTGTGCACCTGGTTGATTTCGATATGAAGCCGATCAGTGATCCGCCATCTTCCCGCAAACTGGTTCCTCCACCTATCCCTGCCGGTTCAGGCAAACTGCCCACAGGCGGGTCAGGCAAACTGCCTACCGGTTCGGGTAAGATCAAGCCACCTAAAGGCGACACCGGCAAACTCAAACCACCATCCAAGCCTGGCATTAATACCAGCAGTGAGTTTGAACTGAATCCCGTAGCACCCGGGCCGAACGACAGCATTTTTGATTTTACGACTCCCTCGATGGATAACATCGATCTTGATCTGGCTGCCAAGCAGCGAGACATTGTCGATCTGGGTGGTGCAGTGCAGACTCCTGCACAGGGTGGTTCGATGCGAGCCAAGTTGCCACCTGTTCCAGACGAATCCAGCACGTTTGAACTCAACCTGGAACCAGCCAGTAGTGAAGAACTGGCAGTGATGCCTTACACACCTCGCCCGGATGGTGGTCCGAAAGATACATCATCTGAATTCGATTTGTCTCTGCAGGTACCGGAAGATTCCAGCAGCGACTTTGATCTGAGTGCTGATTCCTCCAGTGGCAACATGTCTGCACTGGATTCTTCGCCTGATTCGAGTGGTTCATCGACGGCTCGCATTCCTAGCGAAGAAGTCATGGTTACGGAAGATTCAGACTTCGAATTGGCACTGGATGATGATGCAGCCATCGTCGATGAAACCGGCAGTGAAGTAGTGGTTATCGATGAAGATGATGCTACCACTGACATGGCAGCCGCTAGTGCCGCCTCGGCACGAGGTCGTCGTCAGCAACTGGCAGGCGATGATGAAGAGGCTGTTGTGGAAGTGGCAGATGAAGAAGTGTATGCTGGTGCACCTGCCCGTGCAGCAGAATGGGGTTGGGTCAGCCTGGTGCACCTGCCAACCGCGTTGATCATGATCTTTACCGGATTCCTTCTCTTTGAAATGGTACGCAGCATTGCTGGGTACGAGACCAAGAGTGCCGTCACGGGAGCAGTGTTTGAACTGGTGAAGAAGATAACCAACTGA
- a CDS encoding ABC transporter permease subunit, whose translation MWHAWWYLVKLSFWRQGRSLQTLTAFLLIFLLAGIIVVVATVNASFGRPGWNVSNFTRDLIVGRDNIPGVYLNLLLPLMCLCFGTQALGGEWEERSLVWVLTRPIPRSLIYLAKFTAALPWTLATTLGGFWLAGFAAGSRSVDLNWNQSLAQRLTEMGPFSAPFLLPEILEAGNLRPDVTWPGIEVVSALWPCVMMGSIAYLALFMLFGAVFRRSTVMGMTYAFLLEGLVGSMPGLLKRGSLSFYTRCMSYDWAGSTSWATANGMLGIDPTRNSLVLPVPGVVALSVLILITILLLALGAWRFSRKEFHDLT comes from the coding sequence TGGTATCTGGTTAAACTCTCCTTCTGGCGACAAGGGCGATCTCTCCAGACGCTCACCGCATTTCTGCTGATATTTCTACTAGCGGGAATCATCGTTGTCGTTGCAACAGTCAACGCCAGTTTCGGCAGACCCGGCTGGAACGTTTCCAACTTTACCCGTGATCTGATCGTTGGCCGGGACAATATCCCCGGAGTTTATCTGAATCTTCTGTTGCCTTTGATGTGTTTGTGCTTTGGAACGCAGGCGTTGGGTGGTGAATGGGAAGAACGAAGCCTAGTCTGGGTTCTAACTCGACCGATTCCTCGTTCCTTGATCTATTTAGCCAAATTTACCGCTGCCCTGCCCTGGACATTGGCAACCACCCTGGGTGGATTCTGGCTCGCTGGTTTTGCAGCAGGTTCCCGGTCTGTTGATTTAAACTGGAACCAATCCCTGGCTCAAAGGCTAACCGAAATGGGGCCATTCAGCGCACCTTTTCTGTTGCCTGAAATTCTGGAAGCTGGCAACTTGCGTCCAGACGTCACTTGGCCAGGTATCGAAGTTGTATCAGCTCTATGGCCTTGCGTAATGATGGGTAGTATTGCCTACCTGGCGCTTTTTATGCTCTTTGGTGCCGTGTTTCGTCGCTCCACCGTGATGGGAATGACGTATGCTTTCCTGTTGGAAGGATTAGTTGGATCAATGCCGGGTTTGTTAAAAAGAGGAAGCTTGTCTTTCTATACCCGCTGTATGTCGTATGATTGGGCGGGAAGTACCAGTTGGGCAACAGCCAATGGAATGCTGGGGATCGATCCAACTCGAAACAGTCTGGTGCTACCCGTACCCGGTGTGGTAGCACTAAGTGTGCTGATATTGATCACGATACTGCTATTGGCCCTCGGAGCCTGGCGGTTCTCCCGAAAAGAATTCCACGATTTGACTTGA